In the Brettanomyces nanus chromosome 1, complete sequence genome, CTAAGTTCTACGAACTATGGGAGAAAGCCTTGAAAATGCACACTAATGAGATGACTGTTGGTGCCTACATCCTGTATATCGGTGTCAATGTTAGAGTCCATGGATTATATGGAGTGGAACAGGTTTTGGATGAAGTGCAGCAGAAGTTTAAACTAAAGTATCTTCCTGCCAAGGTCTTCAATGAGATGATATTCTCTTCCATTAGAATGGGTCGGCCATGGTACTCACCCACAATTGTGAAAATGGCTCTTACACGAGGTGTGGTGCCCACTTCAAAGACCTATTCTTTGCTATTGCAATCTAACACATCTCTTTACTCTTATTCTGAGCAGCATATTGAAGAGACAATTCAGCTACTCGATGAGATTCTATTGAACCGTAAGAAGGATAAGTTGGGCAAATTGGACAGAGACCTCAATCCGATGTCATTCAAATTGGTTATCATGCATATTATCAAGTTTAAGGGTGTTGAAGAGGCCCGAAAATATTTTGAGCTCTACGTggaagattcaaaggaTTATTTGCTTGACAATCTCCATGTTTTGCATATTGAGTTGTTGTTATTGGGTGAGGAGAGTAGGTGGGAAGAATTTTCGGGCTGTTATGATAGGTTTACCTCGATCCTAAAATCTAGGTTGCAATATGCTAGACTGAAAGGTAATGAGGATCTCTACGATGATTCCGACCATAAGAGAGTGGAACAATTTTATCGGTATCCGACCAGTATTTCCGTTAACGAGAATCGTATTAGCTACAGTCGATCGCCTTCTGTGGGTATCCCTTCCTCCTTGAAAAAGGCACTCTTTACGATCTGGCCATATAGACTTAGACAGTTGGCAGAGTTGGAACAGTTGGATGAGATGACGTCGATTGTGGATCGTCTTTACGAGAATGGAttcattctttccaacaAGAACCTCAACGAAACGGCGCTTGTCTTGAGTAGCCATAATAATTTGATTCCAGAGACTGTGGCATTCATCAATAAGTACATTCTTCCTGGTCACATGCTCCACAAAAGACTCGCTTTAATCAAAATGAAGTACAAATCTGAGTACATTCCATTTGTTCATGAGCCCGAGATTAGGTTCATCAACAGCATATACTTTCAGATCATGAAGAATATCGACAGCATATTAGATTCAAGATTGACCCCGCCTCAGAAAGATGCGTTGCTTGATTCGATTATCATTTCGGATACCATGActgtgatgaagaatttgagaaGCATCTCGCGTTCCCAAAGATTTGTTGCCAGAGTGTTTGCTCAAACCAGAAAGCAAGCGAGAAGTTTTTACAGGAGGAATCATGCTAACGTCAAGATGAGACGTCagcaggaagagaagatagtTAGATGTGAGAAGATTGACAAGATGATTAATTACAGACAGAGATGGCTTGCATTGAGACAAAGGAAGTGGGATCTAATGACTGAGATGAACAAGACAGCTGATGAATCCGAGAGGTATCAGTTGTTAAACGAGATGAGTAAAGTGAAGACCGGTTTTGAAGAGTTGAGAGCCGATCAAAAGAATGCTTTGGAGACTTTGAAGCGGGAAAAACTCAAAATTGTGACTCTTGAGGACTCTAAGGTCTTCAAAGTTGGCCGAATCAACCTTTATAAACTTCATTCCAAAGTTGCCTTGGATGTTTCTTCACTTATAGAAGAGTCCAAAACACGAGATGATTAGACCGGTTATATCACAGTACAAGCATCATATTAAcgcttttttttcaattcgCATTTCTTTTAACGCTACATTACAAACATATATAACACTACTTGTCCATACTTATATTTATTTCTTCATTCGTTTATTTCAAGGCTAATTCTTCTTAGACTTTGGTTTATGGAATGTAACCTCGTCCTCTGTGTTCAATGTTCCCCATATAAGAGGTCCGATCCAAGGTTGCACATTAAATTCAAGCTTAACGGATGCAGTTCTGTTTTCCAATGTTGGATAGTAGTCGTAGACAGAGTACTTGctctttttgtttttaAGAGAGAGCTGAGCATGATTAGCGTCGGGTATGATATGGTCCCAGAAGACAACTTTAGAGTGCTCCTCTAGGTTCTTAATTCCCTCGGCATTGTCAGGGCCGTCATATTCACCCACCAAGTAGACAAACACTTGCTTAGTGTTCCAATTGAATAGCGGTGTGAGATCTGCGTTCAAGTCAAACCGAAGCTTCACGTTCTCCTTACCCCTTCCCGACTTTCCACCATAATTTCTAGAGTACCTTACCGAATTGTGGGTACCTCTGACAACCAACTCCCCTGGAATGCTTTGGTATCCCTCGACATTCAATTGTATAAATGATATAACCGACACCACTATGGCCATAACAAACATAGTTGTCGTCATGAGCCCAGTGACATCTTGTGCCCTTTGTGCGATTGTGAACATCCTAGAAGTGAAGAACAACAGAGAGTATGTCAGTACAAGATAGATTGTATTTTTCTCGACTTGTCTCGGTTTTGTATATTTTCTTCGCTCTTGTAAGTTAGTTTAGTCTGCTTGAGATCTCTGTTAAGATTTAGTCAAAGTTGGCAACGTTAATATAATGATTCCTTAGCAATTTCTAGTAAAGGCCAAACAGAAACCAAAAGTGGCAAGCAGAATGGAACATCCACACGATGGTAATTgcaacaaaaaaagagtcTCACCTCCCGGGATCGAACCGGGGACCCCAAGATTTCGATATCAATTACAGTCTTATGCTCTTCCAACTGAGCTAAGGTGAGATTTacgataaaaaaaaatttgtGGTTGTTTAGAAACGCATTTCATTATAGAATTAAACTTGTCTTAATTATTTTACATTCAACCAGATGAGAATACGTAAGGAAACAAAAGTATTTTATTTGATCCTAATATATTTAATGTGATGAGTGAGTAATATTTGAGTTTAGAAAACACTTTTCCTTTATTTTGATCTCTCGATATTATCGAGAAAAATTTACAGTTTAGTTCATAAAATGCAAGGAGTTAAAAAGATTGTAATACGCACCAAGTACTACATCTCCTCAACGAATCTTTAAAGGGTTATTGATTTATAAGGAGATAGTGAAAGTGCATTAGATTCGGATTCATAGATAGGCCTTAGTCTTTATTTTCATAGACATGATGATTACTTGGC is a window encoding:
- a CDS encoding uncharacterized protein (BUSCO:EOG09344EAY), which gives rise to MFTIAQRAQDVTGLMTTTMFVMAIVVSVISFIQLNVEGYQSIPGELVVRGTHNSVRYSRNYGGKSGRGKENVKLRFDLNADLTPLFNWNTKQVFVYLVGEYDGPDNAEGIKNLEEHSKVVFWDHIIPDANHAQLSLKNKKSKYSVYDYYPTLENRTASVKLEFNVQPWIGPLIWGTLNTEDEVTFHKPKSKKN